Proteins from a genomic interval of Eschrichtius robustus isolate mEscRob2 chromosome 9, mEscRob2.pri, whole genome shotgun sequence:
- the LOC137769260 gene encoding small integral membrane protein 15, which produces MFDIKAWAEYVVEWAAKDPYGFLTTVILALTPLFLASAVLSWKLAKMIEAREKEQKKKQKRQENIAKAKRLKKD; this is translated from the coding sequence ATGTTTGATATAAAGGCTTGGGCTGAGTATGTTGTGGAATGGGCTGCAAAGGACCCATATGGCTTCCTTACAACAGTTATTCTGGCCCTAACTCCATTGTTTCTAGCAAGTGCTGTACTGTCTTGGAAATTGGCCAAGATGATCGAGGCCAGGGAAAAggagcaaaagaagaaacaaaaacgtCAAGAAAATATTGCAAAAGCTAAACGACTAAAAAAGGATTGA